The region TCCCTCCAGATGAAAATACAGTCATATCGTAAAGTTGGGTTGGAGATAGAACATTATCGTGTGTATATAATAAGGCTAATACATCTATTTCTGAGTTTAAAAGATCATAATGTTCTTTTAAAAAACTCTCCAAGTTAGAGAAAATTGTCTTATGAATAAGTGCTATAGGAAAGGTCAATGAAAAAATCTCAGGTAACTCTTTTAGAGCGATTTTTTCATAAAAGTTATTTATTAAATCATAATCTGCAATATTTTTTTTCATGGCGACATTGTATCAAAATTATATCTTTCTAGCAAGATATAATTAAGAGTTATTTTGGTAACATTTGCAAAATTATTCATAAGGAGAGCAGTTGAAATTCTTTATACCTTTGCTATGTTTACCCCTTTTTCTCTACTCTTATACTCTCGAAGAACTTCTAGAATTATCTCATAAAAATAAAGTTGTAGAATCTGCAACACATACTTTGACATCTAAAGAAAAGTTGTATGAGAGTTCAAAAAGTTCATATTTACCTAGTGTAGATATTGGCGCTAACTATAAAAATGCATCTAAAGAGAGTGGATCTACGGCACAAAATACTCTAAAGTATGAAGCATCTTTACAATACACAATCTATGATGGTGGTAAAAAAGGTAACTTATACAATCAACTAGAATCATCCATAGATGCAAGTAGAAGCAATATAGAAGCTACTAAAAATTCTATTTCACTTGCTGTTTCAAGACTTTATTATGAATATTTTGGAATAGAAGCTGATAAAGAAGCAATAGCACAAGAAATAGAGCAGTTAAAAGAAGAACTCAAACGAGTGGAACTTTTTTATGAATCTGGTTCTGTTACAAAAGATGAAGTTATAAAAATAGATGCAAGTTTGAAAAATGCTCAAGTTTTAATGCAAGAAGCAGAACTAAAAAGACAAAGAGTTTTACATACTCTTGAGTATTATGTATCTAAAAGAGTTGAGAATATTGATGGTGATGCAACAATAAAACTACCTATAGAACAAGCAGAGATAATAAGAGCAGATATACAAGCTCTTGAGTACGAAGCAAATGCAGTTTTACATGAAGCAAATATTGAAAAAAGTCAAAATATGCCTATAGTATATTTTGATGATACACTAAGTCATAGCGATTACTATTTTGACAATGAAGCTTTAAGAAGTTCTTTTTTAATAGAAGACCAAAATATAGCTACACTAAATGTATCATGGAGTATTTTTGATTTTGGAGCTAAAACAAAAGCTTATGAATCTAAACTACAAGAGTATTACAGTAAAAAATCACTAATAGAGTATGAAAAAAGTAAGGCAGATATTGAGTATAGACTTGCAAAAATATCATACTCAATTGCACAAGAAAAAGTCAAATCAACTAAAGCAGCATCTGAAGCTACATCTGTTGCGTATGAGTTGATAAAGTTTAAATACCAAAACAAAACAATTGATAATGTATCTTATCTTTTAGCTCTTAGTGAAAAGTTTATGGCACAAAGAGATAGCAAAAGAGCTTTATATGAGCTTGAGATTAGAAAAGCAGAGTTAATTTATTTTAGTGGAAAAGATATTAAGGAGTTTTTATAAATGAAAAATTTAACAATTTTAGCAGTGGTTTTATCTCTATTTTTAGTTGGTTGTAATGATGGAGAAAAAAGTGCGCCAGTTGCTTCTAAAACAGCTGCAAAACCACCTTTACCTGTAAAAGTCTATAAGGCAAAATTTGAAAAAGCTCCTTTGCAAAAGAGTTACTCAACACTACTTAAACCTTTTAATGAGGTTGATATAGTAGCGAGGGTAAGTGGATTATTGATGAGTGAAAATTTTAAAGAGGGTGCATATGTAAAAAAAGGCGATACTCTTTTTGAAATTCAAAAAGATGAGTATGAAGCATCTCTAAATGAAGCAAAAGCTTCTCTTTTAAAAGCAGAAGCAAATTATAATAAAGCTCTTAAAGATTGGGAACGAAATGAGTATCTTTTTAAAAATAATGCAATTTCTGAAGTAATGCGTGATGATCTTTTTTATACTTACGAAGATGCAAAAGCGGAAGTAACAAAAGCAAAAGCAGTACTTCATAATGCTCAGATAAAGTTTGACTACACAAGTATAAAAGCACCTATTAGCGGTACAATAGGAATGAGTAGTAGTGATGTAGGCTCTTATATAAATGTAACAGAAGATAGTGCAAAGTTGGTTACAATTACTGCACAAGACCCAATATATGCTGAGTTTTCTCTACCAAGTAGTGATGTATCAAAATATCTCTCTCAAATTACAAACACTTCAAAAGTTACTTTAAGCGTTAATGGAAAAAAATATGCAGGTGAAATAGACTTTATCTCACCTAAGATAGATGCTCCAACAGATACTTTAAAGTTTAGAGCCAAATTTGAAAATAAAAATAATAAGCTAATAGTTGGCTCTTATGCCGAGATACAAATAGATGGATTGAGCTATGAAAGTGTTGCAAAAGTTCCTCAAGAGGCACTTATAAAAACACAAGATGCAACGGTTGTTTTTGTTGAAAAAGATGGAGCTGTTTCTATGAGACCTATCAATGCTCTAGAAGTAAAAGATGGTATTGCTTATGTTGAAGATGGCATCCAAGATGGTGAAAATATTGTTATAAGTAATATTGCAAAATTAAGACCAAACTCAAAAGTTAGCATTATGAAAGGTAATTAAAATGTTTTCTAACTTTTTTATTAAAAGACCTGTTTTTGCATCTGTTATAGCTATACTAATTGTTTTAGCTGGTGTGATTGCTATGAGAGTTTTGCCTATTGGAGAGTATCCTAGAGTTATTCCTCCACAAATTGTAGTTACTGCTGCATACCAAGGAGCTAGTGCGCAAACTATCTCAAAAACAGTGGCAGCTCCACTAGAAGAACAAATAAACGGCGCTAAAGATATGCTCTATATGAGTTCAATGTCTGCGGATAATGGTACACTTAATATCAATATATTTTTTGAAGTTGGAACAAATCCTGATGATGCAAAAATAGATGTAAACAATCGTGTTCAAGCAGCACTCTCAAAACTACCCGAACAAGTTCAAAGACAAGGTGTAGTAGTTAATGAGAAGTCGCCAGATATGCTTCAAGTTATAATCTTAAACTCACCAAAACAAACTAGAAGTGTTAGCTTCTTATCAAACTATGCTCTTTTAAATATAGTAGATGATTTAAAAAGAGTTAAGGGGATTGGAGATGTAGTTATCTTTGGTGCAAAAGATTACTCTATGAGAATCTGGATAGACCCTTCAAAACTTAAAAAATACTCTC is a window of uncultured Sulfurimonas sp. DNA encoding:
- a CDS encoding TolC family protein, producing MKFFIPLLCLPLFLYSYTLEELLELSHKNKVVESATHTLTSKEKLYESSKSSYLPSVDIGANYKNASKESGSTAQNTLKYEASLQYTIYDGGKKGNLYNQLESSIDASRSNIEATKNSISLAVSRLYYEYFGIEADKEAIAQEIEQLKEELKRVELFYESGSVTKDEVIKIDASLKNAQVLMQEAELKRQRVLHTLEYYVSKRVENIDGDATIKLPIEQAEIIRADIQALEYEANAVLHEANIEKSQNMPIVYFDDTLSHSDYYFDNEALRSSFLIEDQNIATLNVSWSIFDFGAKTKAYESKLQEYYSKKSLIEYEKSKADIEYRLAKISYSIAQEKVKSTKAASEATSVAYELIKFKYQNKTIDNVSYLLALSEKFMAQRDSKRALYELEIRKAELIYFSGKDIKEFL
- a CDS encoding MarR family transcriptional regulator, which produces MKKNIADYDLINNFYEKIALKELPEIFSLTFPIALIHKTIFSNLESFLKEHYDLLNSEIDVLALLYTHDNVLSPTQLYDMTVFSSGGMTKVLKRLQERALILRKENPADKRCMLVCLTQEGEELVIKSLKEVSKMCSKYFEVLSDKEMQTLSILLKKILLNPSY
- a CDS encoding efflux RND transporter periplasmic adaptor subunit, with protein sequence MKNLTILAVVLSLFLVGCNDGEKSAPVASKTAAKPPLPVKVYKAKFEKAPLQKSYSTLLKPFNEVDIVARVSGLLMSENFKEGAYVKKGDTLFEIQKDEYEASLNEAKASLLKAEANYNKALKDWERNEYLFKNNAISEVMRDDLFYTYEDAKAEVTKAKAVLHNAQIKFDYTSIKAPISGTIGMSSSDVGSYINVTEDSAKLVTITAQDPIYAEFSLPSSDVSKYLSQITNTSKVTLSVNGKKYAGEIDFISPKIDAPTDTLKFRAKFENKNNKLIVGSYAEIQIDGLSYESVAKVPQEALIKTQDATVVFVEKDGAVSMRPINALEVKDGIAYVEDGIQDGENIVISNIAKLRPNSKVSIMKGN
- a CDS encoding efflux RND transporter permease subunit, whose product is MFSNFFIKRPVFASVIAILIVLAGVIAMRVLPIGEYPRVIPPQIVVTAAYQGASAQTISKTVAAPLEEQINGAKDMLYMSSMSADNGTLNINIFFEVGTNPDDAKIDVNNRVQAALSKLPEQVQRQGVVVNEKSPDMLQVIILNSPKQTRSVSFLSNYALLNIVDDLKRVKGIGDVVIFGAKDYSMRIWIDPSKLKKYSLTVNDLISSIREQNEQYAAGKLSADPISNKEMFTYTIETPQRFSEASEFSQIIIKSNEDVWRNITYPCFCGLFLIQEASEKVQ